In a single window of the Salvelinus namaycush isolate Seneca chromosome 6, SaNama_1.0, whole genome shotgun sequence genome:
- the LOC120050094 gene encoding uncharacterized protein LOC120050094, with protein MAVIVREGRFIAQRITRSITYYYTSRTPGGDSPSPSPPTISPTSSHLDTPLPSPSYSLSTPFLPDLPTHHDVSSILTPSALDVPPLSPSSPSSHRPLLLLFPWLGARPGAMGKYRDIYLERGLDILSVESTVWHFLWPRWGLEYAAEVLELLDDPRFKGRPLLVHAFSIGGYTFCQLLSQMVREPHKYPGLAQRVIGHVYDSLVIGSLEHMATGLGKTLFPRIEPLVRYTALLYFWLFKSQTVHYYDNSVQVFYNSPVTAPALFFFCENDAMCDPVTMEAVLDFWRKRGVAVETRKWKESVHAAHLRCHREEYLSTLETFFHLLNIAPLRAKM; from the exons ATGGCTGTGATAGTGAGAGAGGGGCGGTTCATAGCCCAGAGGATCACCAGAAGCATCACCTACTACTACACCAGCCGGACACCAGGGGGCGAtagcccatccccctctcctcccaccatCTCCCCCACCTCCTCCCATCTAGacactcctcttccctccccctcgTACTCCCTCTCCACCCCCTTTCTCCCAGACTTGCCCACTCACCACGACGTTTCCTCAATTCTCACCCCTTCCGCTTTGGATgtaccacccctctctccatcctcgcCCTCCTCCCAccgtcccctcctcctccttttcccgtGGCTTGGCGCGCGACCAGGGGCCATGGGGAAGTACCGGGACATCTACCTGGAACGCGGCCTGGACATCCTATCTGTGGAGAGCACTGTGTGGCACTTCCTGTGGCCTCGCTGGGGCCTGGAGTATGCAGCCGAGGTCCTGGAGCTCCTTGATGACCCGCGTTTCAAAGGGCGCCCCCTTCTGGTCCACGCCTTCTCCATCGGCGGGTACACTTTCTGCCAGCTTCTCAGCCAGATGGTCAGGGAGCCACACAAGTACCCAGGCCTGGCCCAACGGGTCATAGGACATGTCTATGACAGCCTGGTGATCGGGTCGCTGGAGCATATGgctacag GCCTGGGCAAGACCCTGTTCCCTCGTATCGAGCCCCTGGTGCGATACACCGCTCTGCTCTACTTCTGGCTCTTCAAGTCCCAGACGGTGCACTACTACGACAACTCAGTCCAGGTCTTCTACAACAGCCCCGTCACTGCCCCGGCGCTCTTCTTCTTCTGCGAGAACGACGCGATGTGCGACCCCGTCACCATGGAGGCGGTCCTCGACTTCTGGAGGAAGCGGGGCGTTGCTGTGGAAACCAGGAAGTGGAAGGAGTCTGTGCACGCTGCTCATCTACGCTGTCACCGAGAGGAGTACCTCTCAACACTGGAGACATTTTTTCACTTGCTCAACATCGCCCCCCTCAGGGCTAAGATGTGA